The DNA window ACCCACGGCCGCTAGCCGCTCGGTTGCTCTGCGAGCTCGCGTTCCGCTTCCGGTTCCGGTGGGGCGCTTACCCGCATCCTGTCCCGATCCGGGCGCAGCCAATCGGGCAGCCATCGCGGCGGGGCGTCGGGTGCCCCGTCGAAGACGCCGCCCGCCGGGTCGTCGACCTCGCCGCCAAACCTCACCAGATCGTCCTGCGGCCGGTAGATCTGGCGAATCACCAACGCACACAAACCGATCACCGCGATGTCCCGCAGCAGCACCATGACGGTGAACGGCTGCTCGGGCAGCCCCTTGTTCTGTTCCCCGTAGATGTACAACATCCGCGGTATCCAGATCAGCGCGTCGATCGTCATCCACGCGAGCAGGATCCGGCGGTGCGGCAGCGCAAGCACCGCCAGCGGCACCAGCCACAGCGAGAACTGCGGGCTCCACACCTTGTTGGTCAGCAGGAACGCCGCGACCACAAGGAACGCCACCTGCGCTACCCGCGGCCGCTGCTTGGCCGTCAAGGCGATGTAACTGATTGCGATACAACACGATGCGAACCACAACGCCGACACCGTGTTGGTCACCGTCGGCGGTTCCCAGAAGCCTAGGTCGGTATCGAACCCCCGCCAGTCGGTGAACGACTTCAACACGTTGTAGATCGAATCCATATCGTCGCCGCGGCGGGTGTTGAGCCGGAAGAACTCCGACCATCCTCTCGGGAACAGAACCATGATCGGCAGGTTGACCACCACCCACGTCACCACCGCAGCGATCGTCGTCTTACCGACCTCGCGCACCTTCCCGGTACGCACCGCCAATACCGCCAGCGGGATGAGCAGCAGCAGTGGATACAACTTCGCTGCCACGCCAAGACCGATGAGCGTCCCCGCCAACACCGGTTTTCGACGGGCCCACGCGAGCAATGCCCCTGTTGCGAAAGCCGTTGCGAGCGCATCGAAGTTGGTGAATATCTGGAAGATCAAGATCGGTGACGCCGCCACCAATGCCGCATCCCAAATTCTTCGCGGGCCGGCCAGCTGCGATGTCGCCCACACCGTCGCCAGCCAAGCCAGCGCCAGCCCGAACGCGGCGATGTTGAAGAACATCACGACCTCGGCGATGATCGGCAACGACACCAGCTTCGACACCGCGGTGTAAGACTTGGCCAGCGCCATCGACCCGTACTGATACAGCCCCGTCAACACCGGATACTCCATGAAGCGCACCGCGGTAGTCCCGTCGTACTGGATTTTCGGCTGGCCCGCCGAGTCCTTCTCGATCCAGCTGGACTTGTAGGGGAACCTGCCGAGGTTCAACAGTTCTGCGGTGTAGAGCGGAACGGTGTCGGAGTAGCAGAGCTCGTAGTACGCCCGCTGGTTGTCCCAATTGGCGACGCGTTGGTCCGGAGGGCCCGTGCCGATGGTCTGCAGGCACGCCGCCTTGGTCGTGTAACCCAACGCGAGCAGCACCAGCGCGATGAGCAGCATCGCCCGCAGCGGCGTGAAGAACCGTTGCCTGCCGATCAGCGCATGCCTGCCGACCGGCCCGCCGATCACCTCGGACAGCGCGGAGCCGATCGTGTCGGTGCGGCTGGGGAGGTCTCGGTTGTCGAGGCTCCGTAGGTCTTCTGCGAGGCGGGCCGGCGACACCGTCGACGGCAACGGCGAGCCCGTGGTCGGCTCGCCGTCGTCGTCGAGATCTACAGCGTCGGTCACGGAGGCGGAGGCGGGGCTCCCGGCACCACCGGCTGCGGAGGCGGCGGTGGCGCACCGGGTGCGACGGGCACGGGCGGAGCGACGGGCACGGTGGTCGGCGGGCCCCACGGGATCGTGACACCGGGAGCCAACTCGATCGTCGGCTGGATCACGGTCTCCGACGGTGGTGGCGGAACCCCGGGCGGCGGGGTCGACGGACGCGGCGGCGGGGCTTGCGGCACACCGGCATAGCCGCCGATCTCCTCTGGCTTCGGGAACGTCTCGTTATCGGTTCCGTCCAGCGCCCCGTCCATCGTCGCCTTCCAGATGTCCGACGGCAGGCCCGAACCGTAGACCGGCGATCCGTAACTGTTCTCCAGCGGCTTGGTGCCTTCGGTGGTGCCGACCCACACCGCCGTCGACAACGACGGCGTGAAGCCGACCATCCATGCGTCACGGTTGGCGCCGGTGTCCCCGAGCTGGTTCGTACCGGTCTTGGCCGCAGACGGACGCCCGCCGGCCAACGCATGCCCGTTGGAGTACGCGGCGATGGGCTGCATCGCGGATATGACGTTGTCGGCGACCTTCTTGTCGATGCGCTGTTCGCCCTCGTTGTCCTGCTGCGACGCGTCGAACAGCACCTCGCCGGCAGAGTTGACGACCTTCTGAACGAAATGCGGCTTGTGGTAAACCCCGGACGCCGCGATCGTCGCGTACGCCGACGCCATGTCCAAGACGCGACTCTGGTACTGGCCCAATACGACTCCGTTGTTGGGCGGTCCACCCTGGCCATCCTCGGACAGCGTGTGGTCCACGCCGGGGAAGCTCTCGGCGATGCCCGCCTCGTGCGCAGCCTTCGCCACGTCGGCCGGCCCGTTCTCCAGCTTGAGCATCAGCCGGTAGTAGCTCGTGTTGAGCGAGCGCTTCAGCGCCTCGGCGATGTTGCAGGTTCCGCACCCGCCGCCTTCGACGTTGTTGATCGTGATGCCGTTCATCGACACCGGGGAACTGTCGACCTGCGTACCCAGGCCCATGCCCTGCTGTAGCGCCGCCACCAACGCGAACACCTTGAACGACGAACCTGTGGGCAGGCCCGCCTGCGCGAAGTCGAACCCGTTGGCGTCGGTTCCGCCGTAGTACGCCTCGACCCCGCCCGTGTTCGGGTCGATCGACACGATCGCGGTACGCATGTCGGGGTCCTGCCCCTCGAGGTATTCGGCGGCGGCTTCCTCGGCGGCCTTCTGGGCCTTCGGGTCGATCGTGGTGGTGATCTGCAGGCCCTCGGTGTTCAGCGTCTGCTCGTCGATGTCGAACAGCTCGAGCAGTTCCTTTTGCACCTGGTGCTCGATCAGTCCGTTGGGGCCGGTGGTCTGGTTGGCCGCGCGCGCCTGGTCCGGTGGCACCGTCGGCGGAAATACCTGCGCCGCACGGTCGGTCGGGGACAGCGCCCCGATGGTCACCATGCCGTCGAGCACCCAGTTCCAGCGCTCCAGGGCACCCTCGGGGTTGACGGCGGGGTCAAGGCCGGACGGCTGCTGGATGAGCGCGGCCAGCAAGGCGCCCTCGGCGACGTTGAGTTCTTCGACGGGCTTGCCGAAGTACGCGGGCGACGCGGCGCCGACGCCGTAGGAGCCGCGGCCGAAGTAGATGATGTTCAGATACGACTGCAACACTTGGTCTTTGGACCACTCGCCGGACATCTTCGTCGAAATGACCACTTCCTTGGCCTTGCGGATCAGGCCGCCGACACCCGAGCGTTCGTCGCCGACCAACGCGTTCTTCACATACTGCTGCGTGATCGTGCTGCCACCCTGCAGGTCGCCGCCGAACAGGTTGTTCTTCATGGCCCTGATGAAGCCGGTGAACGAGAACCCTGGGTTGCTGTAGAAGTCGCGGTCTTCGGCGGCCATTACCGCGTTACGCACCTGCACCGGAATCTGGTCGATGTTGACATCGACGCGATTGCCTTCCGGCGGAACGATTTTTGCCAACTCACTGCCGTCGCTGGCCAGTATCGTCGACACCTGGTTGGTGCGGATATCACCGGGCTTGGGCACGTCGACGATCATGTAGGCCATCGCGAAGGTGATGATCGGCAGCACGATCATCGCGAGCACCGTGACGACGGCCCCGCGACGAATCCACTTCCAGTTGATCTGCGGACGCTGTCCTGGCTGCCTGCCCTGCGGGCCTCCCGAGGGCCCGCCGCCGCCAGGGGGAAGTCGCGGCGGCACGGGGGGCGGCTGCTTCGGCGCCGGTGTGCCGTCGAGGGCGGCCTTCACCACATCGATGGGGTCGCGCCATTGGGGCGGAGCGACATCGCGCACCGGAGGCAAGATGGCTGTGTGCCTATCGTCGGGCGGAAGGCTGCGCGTACGCGGTGGGGCGGGCGGTTCGGCCTGGTGACGGTGCCGTCCTGCGGCGTCGTCGGAGGGCTTGGGTCGCGGGTCGCTCACACCATCAGCCACACGCCCTGCACGGACGTCGTCGGCTGACCGGTCGTGGCGCCCTTCGCTATTCACTGGCCGTGCGCGCACGACTGCGCGCCGTTTGGGTCCGCCTCGGTGTGCGCGATCCCTTCGGTGGCGGGATGGCGCCGAGCACGTACGACTTGACCAAGTGATTCCATTCGCAGGTGCGACATACCTCCACCACGTGTACAGAGAACTCGTCGAAGCGGGTCGCCAGCAGGACCAACTCCTCGGCGCTGCGCGCCGAACCCGACACGGGGCCCAGGTGGTCGCCGAACACCCAGGACACGAGGGTGAGCTGCTCCTTGCGGCAGATCGGGCACGTCACCGAACTGGGCTTGCCGTGGTACTTAGCCGCTCGCAGCAGGTAGGGATTGGCGTCGCAGACGTCCGAGACGCCAGTGCGTCCCGAGTAGACCTCCGCCAGCAGGGACCGCCGTCGAAGCGCATAGTCCACCACCTGTCGCTGCAATCGCACGCAGACCAGAGTACGTCGGCCGCGCGGCAGCGGAGGCGTGACGCCGCCGCGGCTTGCTCCCCATGCGCGGTGACCTGGCCGGCTGACATTTACGATCATCGTCGTGGCGAACCGGCAGACGGCAGGAACACGGGCCAAGGACAGCGACCGTAACGACACCTGCCAGATCCTCGACAGCGCGCTCGCCGATGGGCAGCTGTCGATGGAGGAGCACCGGACCCGGGTGGCCCTTGCCACACAGTCGGAGACGCTGGGCGATCTGCAGTCGCTGATCTCCGACCTGCAGAACGCCAACGCGCCGGTGCAACTGCCCGACCTCAAGAGACGGCCCAGAATGCCCACCGTGTCCGGTGGTGCCGGTTGGGGTCTCCGCCTCGCCGTCGCCGGCGTGCTCGTCGCACTCGGCATGGGAATCGGCTGGGGCCTCTACGGCAACACCACCTCACCGTTGAGCTTCACCTCGGATCCGGGCGCCAAGTCCGACGGGATCCCCGGGAAGGTCCTCACCCCACCGAAGCAGCTCCAGTCACTAGGCGGCCTCAACGGCTTGCTTGAGCAGATGCGCCAGCGGTTCGGCGACACCATGGGCTACGACATCGTGATCTATCCGGAGTACGCGGTGCTGTACCGGCCCGACCCCGGCGATGAACGCCGCAAGCTGAGCTACACCTATCGGGGCGGGTTCGACGATCCGTCGACGCAAGCCAAGAGCGAGGACGACGTCCTGGTCGACCTGGCCGCCTTCGATGTAGAAACCGCGGTCGGCATCCTGCGCGGCGCCGCGGAGACCGTCGGCTTGAACCCCGCCGACGTGAAGAAGGACAGCACCTACCTGACGATCGACCCCGCCCGGGATCCGACCACTCCGGGCGAGCTCACGCTGCGCGCCAATGTGTCCAGTGACTTCGGCAGCGGCTCGGTCACCTTCGCCGGCGACGGCACGATCAAGCGCATCGACACGGTCACCTGACGTCGCCGCAGTTCGTCGGGTTATCACGCTTTGTTGGCGCCGAATATATCGGCGCGATACTATTGGCAGAGGTGTTGAACCGTCGCAACGGTAAGCAAATTTCTTCGGGGAGGTGATTCGGTTGTTGGAGCTCGCCATCCTGGGACTTCTGCTCGAATCACCGATGCACGGCTACGAGCTGCGCAAACGACTGACGGGCTTGCTCGGCGCCTTCCGTGCGTTCTCCTATGGCTCGCTGTACCCGGCACTGCGCCGCATGCAGGCCGACGGGCTGATCGTCGAGGACGCCGCGCCGGAGGGCATTCCGAAGATGCGTCGTGCGCGACGGGTGTACCGGCTCAGCGAAGCAGGCATCCAGCGCTTCACCGAGCTGGTCGCCGACACCGGTCCGCAGAATTTTTCGGACGACGGATTCGGTGTCCACCTCGCCTTCTTCAACCGCACGCCCGCTGAAGCTCGGATGCGGATTTTGGAGGGGCGCCGCCGGCAGGTGGAGGAACGCCGTGAGGGCCTGCGCGAAGCAGTCGCGCGGGCCAGCAGCTCGATCGACCGCTACACCCGTCAGCTGCATCAGCTCGGGTTGGAGTCCAGCGAGCGCGAAGTGACATGGCTCAACGAATTGATTGCGGCGGAACGAACCGCTCAGCAACGGGCTGAACAGCCGTAAGTACTACCGGGTTAGTCGGAGAGGGAGATAGGTCGTCACATGACTGGACACAACGGAGCCGGCGCGCCGGCGACATCCAACACTGACGTGCGCGTCGCAATCGTCGGAGTGGGGAACTGCGCGTCCTCGCTGGTGCAGGGCGTGCAGTACTACAAGGACGCCGACGAGAACGTCACCGTTCCCGGGCTGATGCACGTACGACTCGGTCCGTACCACGTGCGTGACGTGAACTTCGTCGCCGCGTTCGACGTCGACGCCAAGAAGGTCGGCTTCGACCTCTCCGAAGCCATCTTCGCGTCGGAGAACAACACCATCAAGATCGCGGACGTGCCGCCCACCAACGTGGTCGTGCAGCGCGGTCCGACCCTCGACGGCATCGGCAAGTACTACGCGGACACCATCGAGTTGTCCGACACCGAGCCGGCCGACGTGGTCAAGGTGCTCAAGGACAACGCGGTCGACGTGCTGGTCTCCTACTTGCCCGTCGGCTCCGAACAGGCCGACAAGTTCTACGCGCAGTGCTGCATCGACGCTCAGGTGGCGTTCGTCAACGCGCTGCCCGTCTTTATCGCCTCCGATCCGGTGTGGGCGAAGAAGTTCACCGACGCGGGCGTGCCGATCGTCGGCGACGACATCAAGAGCCAGGTCGGCGCGACGATCACCCACCGCGTGATGGCCAAGCTGTTCGAAGACCGCGGCGTGCAGCTCGACCGCACGATGCAGCTCAACGTCGGCGGCAACATGGACTTCCTCAACATGCTCGAGCGCGAGCGCCTGGAGTCCAAGAAGATCTCCAAGACCCAGGCGGTCACCTCCAACCTGCAGCGCGAGTTCAAGACCAAGGATGTGCACATCGGCCCGTCCGATCACGTCGGCTGGCTCGACGACCGCAAGTGGGCCTACGTGCGGCTCGAGGGCCGTGCCTTCGGCGACGTGCCGCTGAACCTGGAGTACAAGCTCGAGGTATGGGACTCGCCGAACTCGGCGGGCGTCATCATCGACGCCGTGCGTGCGGCGAAGATCGCCAAGGACCGTGGCATCGGCGGGCCGGTCGAGGCCGCGTCGGCCTACCTCATGAAGAGCCCGCCCAAGCAGCTGCCCGACGACATCGCGCGCGCCCAGCTCGAGGACTTCATCGAGGGCTGATTCTTTCTCTCGAATTCTTTCGCTCGAAACTGCGGGGAGATCGCACTTTTGAACCAAATGCGGATCTCCCCGCAGTTTCGGCGTTTGCGGGGACGGTTTAGGGTGCCCTAATGACCGACATCAGTGCTGATGACGAGCTCGCCTCGCTTTCCGAATTCACCTTCCTGCAGGAGAACGCCCGGCAGGCCGGTGTGACGGGCTCGCTTCCGGCCGTTGAGCGCATCGACTCCGCGGCCATCAGCGCGCTGAAGTTCGGCGAGGCCCCGCCGCGGGTGGTGTTCCTGCACGGCGGCGGACAGAACGCGCACACCTGGGACACAGTGATCGTCGGCCTCGGCGAGCCCGCGCTGTCGGTCGACCTGCCCGGCCACGGCCGCTCGGCATGGCGCGAGGACGGCGACTACGGCCCCAAGCTCAACGCCACCGCGATCGCGCCGGTCGTCCGTGCGTTCGCGCCGGACGCCGACCTCGTCGTCGGGATGTCGCTGGGCGGGCTCACGGCACTTCGGTTGGCGGTGGCGGCGCCCGAACTCGTGCGCAAGCTGGTCCTCGTCGACGTGACGCCATCGGCGCCCGAGCGGCACACCGAGATGACCGACGAGCAGAAGGGCACCGTCGCGTTGGTCCAGGGCGAGAAAACGTTCCCGACCTTCGACGCCATGCTCGAGGTCACCGTCGCCGCCGCGCCGCATCGGGACCGGGAATCGTTGCGGCGCGGGGTTTTCCACAACGCCAAACGCCTCGAGGACGGCACCTGGACCTGGCGCTACGACTCGTTCCGCAAGGGTGAAGGCTTTGACGGCCTGTGGGACGACGTACCCAAACTCAGCACGCCGACGACGTTGGTGCGCGGTGCGAACTCGTTCTTCGTCAACGACGACGACGCCGCCGAGTTCGCCCGCATCGCGCCGGGATTCCAGGCCGTGCACATTGTCGAAGACTCCGGGCACTCCGTGCAGAGCGACCAGCCGCGCAAACTCGTCGAGATCTTGCGCGGGGTGCTGGCCGACTAGCGTTTGGGCCGCGGACGACGCTTCCGTCACTCGCACGCGGCCTCCGAGCCCGCTTAACAGGGTGATTGCAGCCACGAGATGCGTGCGATCAACCCGCTAGTGCCGCAGGACCGCGACGTGCCTGGAACACCGCGCACCGCAACGTAATCGGCCGGCCCTCGGCGTCGACGGTGTGGCGCGGTACGTCGTCGTCGACGACCACTGGCTCCCATCCCTCGTCGAGTGCGGCGGCCACATCGTCGGTGGTGAAAAACACCGCGCCTGGCATCGTGGACCCCACGATGTCCGCGTTGGCCGGATGATGCCCGACGATCAACAACGTGCCGCCCGGCCGCACTGCCGCCGCTAGCCGCCCGAACAACCTGTGCCGCTGCGTGATGCCGTGCACATAGTGCGCAGACACCAGATCAAAGCTGCGCACCGGCGGCGCCCATTCGCTGAGGTCGGCTTGCCGCCACTCGATCCGGCGGGCAACCTCGGCACCGATCTCGTCTGCGCGTGCCCGCCCGTTCTGTAGCGCGCTGTCGACGAAATCCACCGCGGTGACGTTCCACCCGCGCTGCGCGAGCCAGATGGCGTCGGCACCTTCACCGCAGCCCGCGTCGAGCGCAGAGCCGTTGGGCAGCGCGGCCGCCGCGTCGGTCAGCGTCCGGTTGGGCGCCGTCGGGCGCGGACCGCTGCCGCGCCTGGCCGCCTCCCAACGTCGCTCCCAGAATTTTTTGTCGAGTCCTTGCTCGGTCATGATTCCCACGGTGACGCCGGCGGGTCGGCACGGCAAAGGTTCTTGCCGATCCGGCAAAGATGATGCCGCGCGACTACACCGCTGGACTCCGTGTAAAGAGCCGATGGGAATACCGGGACGTGATCGCGGTTACATGTAAACCGTGAACCTTCCAATTCGCATCGGCGTACAACTGCAACCTCAACACGCACCGCAATACAGCCACATCCGCGACGCGGTGCGGCGAGCCGAAGACATCGGAGTCGACGTCGCGTTCAACTGGGATCATTTCTTCCCGCTCTACGGCGACCCCGATGGCGCGCACTACGAATGCTGGACGATGCTCGGCGCCTGGGCAGAGCAGACGTCACGCCTGGAGATCGGCGCGTTGGTCACGTGCAACTCGTACCGGAACCCCGAACTGCTCGCGGATATGGCCCGCACCGTCGACAACATCAGCGACGGGCGGCTAATACTGGGCATCGGGTCAGGCTGGAAGCAGAAGGACTACGACGAGTACGGCTATGAGTTCGGCACGGCGGGCGGGCGGCTCGACGACCTCGCCGGCGCGCTCCCGCGGATTAAGTCGCGGCTGGCCAAGCTCAATCCAGCGCCGACGCGCGACATCCCGATCCTGATCGGCGGGGGCGGTGAGCGCAAGACGCTGCGCCTGGTCGCCCAGTACGGCGACATCTGGCACAGCTTCTCCGACAGCGCCGAATACCCGCGGAAGGCCGAGGTTCTCGACGGCCACTGCGCCGACGTGGGCCGCGACCCAACCCAGATCGAGAGGTCAGCGGGTGTGTCGGGGGACAACGAGGAAGCGCTTCTCAAGGAGGGCGACGCGTTGGCGGGGCTCGGAGCCACTCTGCTGACCGTCGGCGTCAACGGGCCCGACTACGATCTGACGCGGGCCGAAGCTCTGTGCCGCTGGCGCGACCGTCGCACCGGCTAACCACTGAAGCTGCGTAACGGCCCCGGGTCGGGTATGTGCCGTGAGAGGCTGGTGCTGCCATGCCCAAGAAGTATGGGGTCAAGGAGAAAGACCTCGTGGTCAGCCACGTGGTCAATTTGATATTGACCGGCAAACTGCGATCGGGAGATCGCATGGACCGCAACGAGATTGCACAGGAACTCGGCCTCTCGCGGGTGCCGATTCAAGAGGCCGTCGTACAACTCGAGCACGACGGCATCCTTTCGACGCAGTACCACCGCGGTGCGTACGTCGAACCCTTCGACGAATCGGTCGTGCGCGAACACCACGAGATCTACGGAATGCTCAGCGGGATCGCATCGGCGCGGGCCGCTGCAGCGCAGAATCCGGAGCATCTGCGACAGCTCGATTCGCTTCTCAAAACGATGCGCGCCAATGTCGATTCACGTGCCTTCCAGGAACCGGCGTTCCAGTTCCGCGTCCTGATCAACGAGGCGTACTCGGGCCCACGTCTTCTCGCCGCGATCGAGGGGTCGCAGGCGTTCCTGCCGCGGGCATTCTGGCCGGCTTACCAAGCCGATCATCCGAGTCTGCTGCGGTCTCTCGAGGCGGACTTCGACGCTATACGTCGCGGCGACGGCGAGGCCGCGCGTGCCGCCAACGCGGAGCGGGCGGCCGTCATGGCGCGGATCATGCTCACCGAATTGGTGCGTCGTGGCGTCCTTCGGCCTTCCGGTGCCCCGACAGATGGGTTCTGATTGAGCTGAAGGCGGTGTGACGGCGCCGTTGGTGGATACCTTGCACTGATGAGGCTTCCTAGGACAGTCGTCGTGGTGCTCATCGCACTGCTGATCGCCGGGATGGGCATGGCTGGGCCCGCGTCGGCTCAGGTCGACCAGTGCGCGCCCCCGGGAGTCGAGAGCGCCAGCGCGCTGCCGACCAACCTCGCGGCCGCGGCCCAAGGTCCCGCCGAGGACCGCTACACCACCGCGACCGTGCAACCGCTGGACCGCATCGACGTCAACGCGTTGGGTCTCGGCGTGCCGGGCACCCTGACCGTCGGCACCCTGTCGGACGCGCCGCCGAGCATCTGTATCGACTCGGCAGGCCAGTTCACCGGGTTCGACAACGAGTTGCTGCGCGCGATCGCCGAAAAACTGGGCCTGAAGATCAATTTCGTCGGCACCGAATTCTCCGGTCTGCTGGCGCAGGTGGCGTCGCGGCGCTTCGACGTCGGGTCGTCATCGATCACCACCACCGAGGCACGGCGCCGCACCGTCGGATTCACCAACGGCTATGACTTCGGCTACTTCTCGCTCGTGGTGCCGACCGGATCGCCTATCACCGGCTTCGACAAGCTCGCGGCCGGTCAACGGATCGGTGTGGTGCAGGGCACCGTCCAGGAGGCGTACGTCATTGACACGCTCGGCCTGGATCCCGTCAAGTTCCCGGACTACAACACCGTCTACGCCAGCCTCAAGACCCGGCAGATCGACGCATGGGTGGCGCCGTCGCAACAGGCGGTGGGCACCGTGCAGCAGGGAGATCCGGCCGAGATCATCGAAAACACCTTCAGCTTGGACAATTTCGTCGCGTGGGCCGTCGCGAACGACAACCCGCCGCTCATCAATGCGCTGAACTCCGGTCTGGACGCGATCATCGCCGACGGCACCTGGTCGCGGCTCTACAGCGATTGGGTTCCGCGCGCGTTGCCGCCCGGATGGAAGCCGGGGTCGAAGGCGGCGCCGGTCCCCCTGCTCCCCGACTTCGACGCGATCGCGGCCGAGAACCAGGAAGCGCCTTCGGGTGCGGCGGCGCCGAAGTCGACCCTGTCGCAGCTCGCCGCCGCGTTCGGAAACTGGGACCTGTACAAGCAGGCGATTCCCGATCTGCTCAAGACCGGCCTGCCGAACACGCTGATTCTGACCGTCAGCGCGGCGGTGATCGGCCTGGTCCTCGGCATGGCGTTGGCGGTGGCCGGTATTTCCCGGCACCGTTGGTTGCGCTGGCCGGCGCGGGTGTACACCGACATCTTCCGGGGATTGCCCGAAGTGGTGATCATCCTGTTGATCGGCCTCGGCCTCGGACCGGTGGTCGGCGGGCTCACCGGCAACAACCCGTATCCACTCGGGATCGCCGCCCTTGGGCTGATGGCCGCGGCGTACATCGGCGAGATCTTCCGATCCGGCATCCAGAGTGTCGAAGCCGGCCAGTTGGAAGCGTCTCGCGCGCTGGGCTTTTCCTATCCGTCGTCGATGCGGCTGGTCGTGATCCCGCAGGGCATCCGCAGGGTGTTGCCCGCATTGATGAACCAGTTCATCTCGTTGTTGAAGGCCTCCTCGCTGGTGTACTTCCTCGGACTGATCGCCAATCAACGCGAACTGTTCCAGGTCGGCCGAGACCTCAACGCGCAGACCGGCAATCTCTCTCCGTTGGTCGCGGCCGGGTTCTTCTACCTGTTGCTGACCGTCCCGTTGACGCACTTGGTGAACTACATCGACGGCCGATTACGCCGCGGCAGTAAACCCACCGAGGAAGATCCGCTTGTGCTGTCGAATTCTCAGGAGATGATCTGATGGACGCGGTTTCGCTGAGCGCCAACGACATTCACCTGTCATTCGGGCCGAACGCGGTGCTGCGCGGCGTGGACATCGACGCACCCGCAGGCACCACCACCGCGGTGATCGGGCCGTCCGGGTCCGGTAAGTCGACGCTGCTGCGGACCCTGAACCGGTTGTACGAACCCGAGCGTGGCGACATCCTGCTCGACGGGCGTTCGGTGCTCGCCGACAATCCGGACCGGTTGCGGCAGCGCATCGGGATGGTCTTCCAACAGTTCAACCTCTTCCCGCACCGCAGCGTGCTGGACAACGTCACGCTGGCGCCGCGCAAGCTCAAGCGACTCGACGCCGAGCAGGCGCGCGAACTCGGCTTGGCGCAACTCGACCGGGTCGGGCTCCGGCACAAGGCCGCCGTGCGCCCGTCGACCTTGTCGGGCGGCCAGCAGCAGCGGGTGGCGATCGCGCGGGCCCTCGCGATGTCCCCGGAGGTGATGTTCTTCGACGAAGCCACCTCGGCGCTGGACCCCGAACTGGTAAAAGGCATCCTGGCGCTCATCGCCGACCTCGGCGCCGACGGTATGACGATGGTCGTCGTCACCCACGAAATGGGCTTCGCCCGGTCGGCAGCGGACTCCGTGGTGTTCATGGACCACGGCAAGGTCGTCGAGTCGGGT is part of the Mycolicibacterium tusciae JS617 genome and encodes:
- a CDS encoding amino acid ABC transporter ATP-binding protein, which produces MDAVSLSANDIHLSFGPNAVLRGVDIDAPAGTTTAVIGPSGSGKSTLLRTLNRLYEPERGDILLDGRSVLADNPDRLRQRIGMVFQQFNLFPHRSVLDNVTLAPRKLKRLDAEQARELGLAQLDRVGLRHKAAVRPSTLSGGQQQRVAIARALAMSPEVMFFDEATSALDPELVKGILALIADLGADGMTMVVVTHEMGFARSAADSVVFMDHGKVVESGAPEQVFEAAETDRLKRFLSQVL
- a CDS encoding LLM class F420-dependent oxidoreductase, producing the protein MNLPIRIGVQLQPQHAPQYSHIRDAVRRAEDIGVDVAFNWDHFFPLYGDPDGAHYECWTMLGAWAEQTSRLEIGALVTCNSYRNPELLADMARTVDNISDGRLILGIGSGWKQKDYDEYGYEFGTAGGRLDDLAGALPRIKSRLAKLNPAPTRDIPILIGGGGERKTLRLVAQYGDIWHSFSDSAEYPRKAEVLDGHCADVGRDPTQIERSAGVSGDNEEALLKEGDALAGLGATLLTVGVNGPDYDLTRAEALCRWRDRRTG
- a CDS encoding class I SAM-dependent methyltransferase, whose product is MTEQGLDKKFWERRWEAARRGSGPRPTAPNRTLTDAAAALPNGSALDAGCGEGADAIWLAQRGWNVTAVDFVDSALQNGRARADEIGAEVARRIEWRQADLSEWAPPVRSFDLVSAHYVHGITQRHRLFGRLAAAVRPGGTLLIVGHHPANADIVGSTMPGAVFFTTDDVAAALDEGWEPVVVDDDVPRHTVDAEGRPITLRCAVFQARRGPAALAG
- a CDS encoding ABC transporter substrate-binding protein/permease gives rise to the protein MRLPRTVVVVLIALLIAGMGMAGPASAQVDQCAPPGVESASALPTNLAAAAQGPAEDRYTTATVQPLDRIDVNALGLGVPGTLTVGTLSDAPPSICIDSAGQFTGFDNELLRAIAEKLGLKINFVGTEFSGLLAQVASRRFDVGSSSITTTEARRRTVGFTNGYDFGYFSLVVPTGSPITGFDKLAAGQRIGVVQGTVQEAYVIDTLGLDPVKFPDYNTVYASLKTRQIDAWVAPSQQAVGTVQQGDPAEIIENTFSLDNFVAWAVANDNPPLINALNSGLDAIIADGTWSRLYSDWVPRALPPGWKPGSKAAPVPLLPDFDAIAAENQEAPSGAAAPKSTLSQLAAAFGNWDLYKQAIPDLLKTGLPNTLILTVSAAVIGLVLGMALAVAGISRHRWLRWPARVYTDIFRGLPEVVIILLIGLGLGPVVGGLTGNNPYPLGIAALGLMAAAYIGEIFRSGIQSVEAGQLEASRALGFSYPSSMRLVVIPQGIRRVLPALMNQFISLLKASSLVYFLGLIANQRELFQVGRDLNAQTGNLSPLVAAGFFYLLLTVPLTHLVNYIDGRLRRGSKPTEEDPLVLSNSQEMI
- a CDS encoding alpha/beta fold hydrolase; translated protein: MTDISADDELASLSEFTFLQENARQAGVTGSLPAVERIDSAAISALKFGEAPPRVVFLHGGGQNAHTWDTVIVGLGEPALSVDLPGHGRSAWREDGDYGPKLNATAIAPVVRAFAPDADLVVGMSLGGLTALRLAVAAPELVRKLVLVDVTPSAPERHTEMTDEQKGTVALVQGEKTFPTFDAMLEVTVAAAPHRDRESLRRGVFHNAKRLEDGTWTWRYDSFRKGEGFDGLWDDVPKLSTPTTLVRGANSFFVNDDDAAEFARIAPGFQAVHIVEDSGHSVQSDQPRKLVEILRGVLAD
- a CDS encoding GntR family transcriptional regulator, giving the protein MPKKYGVKEKDLVVSHVVNLILTGKLRSGDRMDRNEIAQELGLSRVPIQEAVVQLEHDGILSTQYHRGAYVEPFDESVVREHHEIYGMLSGIASARAAAAQNPEHLRQLDSLLKTMRANVDSRAFQEPAFQFRVLINEAYSGPRLLAAIEGSQAFLPRAFWPAYQADHPSLLRSLEADFDAIRRGDGEAARAANAERAAVMARIMLTELVRRGVLRPSGAPTDGF